A section of the Arabiibacter massiliensis genome encodes:
- a CDS encoding FAD-dependent oxidoreductase, which produces MNEDASNSGVSRRAFLAGACATGALALAGGLTACAQEPQATGQGDAGGTGTGTNGDAVLGSPAPANVDKTYDTDLLIVGAGGSGLACAVQAALDGTKFILVEKGSQVGGNASFVEGMFAVNSTLQREQGIEIEPAEIIEAELTRGQHRQNGDLWLDLVNKSAENIEWCQEQGVLYAGNVDDYYGGLFPTFHWFQDGKAQVGYVDPMKARLDELGAEVHLNTTVNGIMRDGDKKVTGAYAEGDEGVVQYNARAVVLATGGFGGNAEVIAEQGWDTDGIHIVGSPNAAGDGYRLAMDQGARNFMAQSAQSILYAIQAFPPIDFHDAAENPINGYFGIAAGGPVLWVNEACQRYSRENLADDNLVLQCIPGKSNKENYVVFDQGIFDRFFGKDDDAKKMFDDAVSKNDGDSLYRGDTIEELAGKFDLDADALKATVDHYNELCAAGADTDFGKPAELMVVIENAPFYLAKLSYSYFFSVGGITTDKERRVLDGDRDPIEGLYAIGNDGNMLYRNVYTINMPGTAFGNQVNSGREAATAVKEYLA; this is translated from the coding sequence ATGAACGAAGATGCGAGCAACTCCGGCGTGTCGCGCCGCGCGTTTTTGGCCGGCGCATGCGCCACGGGCGCGCTGGCGCTGGCGGGCGGTTTGACCGCGTGCGCGCAGGAGCCCCAGGCCACGGGCCAGGGCGACGCCGGCGGCACCGGCACGGGCACGAACGGCGACGCGGTGCTCGGCAGCCCTGCCCCGGCCAACGTCGACAAGACCTACGACACCGACCTGCTCATCGTGGGCGCGGGCGGCAGCGGGCTGGCGTGCGCGGTGCAGGCAGCGCTCGACGGCACGAAGTTCATCCTGGTGGAGAAGGGCTCACAGGTGGGCGGCAACGCCAGCTTCGTCGAGGGCATGTTCGCGGTCAACTCGACGCTGCAGCGCGAGCAGGGCATCGAGATCGAGCCCGCCGAGATCATCGAGGCCGAGCTCACGCGCGGCCAGCACCGCCAGAACGGCGATCTGTGGCTCGACCTGGTGAACAAGTCGGCCGAGAACATCGAGTGGTGCCAGGAGCAGGGCGTGCTGTACGCCGGCAACGTGGATGACTACTACGGCGGCCTGTTCCCCACGTTCCACTGGTTCCAGGACGGGAAAGCCCAGGTGGGCTACGTCGATCCCATGAAGGCGCGCCTCGACGAGCTGGGGGCGGAGGTGCACCTCAACACCACCGTGAACGGCATCATGCGCGACGGCGACAAGAAGGTGACCGGGGCCTACGCCGAGGGCGACGAGGGCGTCGTGCAGTACAACGCGCGCGCCGTGGTGCTGGCCACCGGCGGCTTCGGCGGCAACGCCGAGGTCATCGCCGAGCAGGGCTGGGACACCGACGGCATCCACATCGTGGGTTCGCCCAACGCCGCCGGCGACGGCTACCGCCTGGCCATGGACCAGGGCGCGCGCAACTTCATGGCGCAGTCGGCCCAGTCCATCCTCTACGCCATCCAGGCCTTCCCGCCCATCGACTTCCACGACGCGGCCGAGAACCCCATCAACGGCTACTTCGGCATCGCGGCGGGCGGCCCGGTGCTGTGGGTGAACGAGGCGTGCCAGCGCTACTCGCGCGAGAACCTCGCCGACGACAACCTGGTGCTCCAGTGCATCCCCGGCAAGTCGAACAAGGAGAACTACGTGGTGTTCGACCAGGGCATCTTCGATCGGTTCTTCGGCAAAGACGACGACGCGAAGAAGATGTTCGACGACGCCGTGTCCAAAAACGACGGCGACAGCCTCTACCGCGGCGACACCATCGAGGAGCTGGCGGGGAAGTTCGACCTTGACGCCGACGCGCTCAAGGCCACGGTTGACCACTACAACGAGCTGTGCGCGGCCGGGGCCGACACCGACTTCGGCAAGCCCGCCGAGCTCATGGTGGTCATCGAGAACGCGCCGTTCTACCTGGCCAAGCTCTCGTACAGCTACTTCTTCTCCGTCGGCGGCATCACCACCGACAAAGAGCGTCGCGTGCTCGACGGCGACCGCGACCCCATCGAGGGCCTCTACGCCATCGGCAACGACGGCAACATGCTCTACCGCAACGTGTACACCATCAACATGCCCGGCACCGCCTTCGGCAACCAAGTGAACAGCGGCCGCGAAGCCGCCACCGCCGTGAAGGAGTATTTGGCATAA
- a CDS encoding co-chaperone GroES: MNLKPLGDRVIVKADEAEETTASGLYLATEAKEKPQSGTVLAVGDGKTDKDGNLVPVPVKVGDKVVYGKYGGTEINVEGEDVLILRADDLYAVFA; the protein is encoded by the coding sequence ATGAATTTGAAACCTCTGGGTGATCGCGTCATCGTCAAGGCCGACGAGGCCGAGGAGACGACGGCTTCGGGCCTGTACCTGGCCACCGAGGCGAAGGAGAAGCCCCAGAGCGGCACCGTGCTGGCCGTGGGCGACGGCAAGACCGACAAGGACGGCAACCTGGTTCCCGTCCCGGTGAAGGTGGGCGACAAGGTCGTGTACGGCAAGTACGGCGGAACCGAGATCAACGTGGAGGGCGAGGACGTCCTCATCCTGCGTGCCGACGACCTGTACGCCGTGTTCGCCTAA
- the tatC gene encoding twin-arginine translocase subunit TatC, with protein sequence MPIGPARMPLFDHLGELRMRLVRIIACLAVAVVVFYMASETIGHFLLQPIAEFLPQDAQGFASTLALDPFEGFSTRFKVSVWASLVACAPVILWQILAFFLPALKPSERKWFVPTFGAAVALFVFGTIFCYLIILNPAFQWLTDQAAGFGTVAPRMSTYIDTIVKFEIGFGVAFELPLVVFYLVIFDVVPYKKLRGSWRMVYVVLMVISAMATPDASPVTMLLMFAAMIALYEGSLLIARIVLSGRIKKQNAEIAAEEAEEAAEELALKKAKAKK encoded by the coding sequence ATGCCCATCGGACCGGCACGTATGCCCCTTTTCGACCACCTGGGCGAGCTGCGCATGCGCCTCGTGCGCATTATCGCCTGCCTGGCTGTAGCTGTCGTCGTCTTTTACATGGCCTCGGAGACGATCGGCCATTTCCTGTTGCAACCCATCGCCGAGTTCCTTCCCCAGGACGCTCAGGGCTTTGCATCCACCTTGGCCCTTGATCCATTCGAGGGTTTCTCGACCCGCTTCAAAGTGTCTGTCTGGGCCTCGCTCGTCGCATGCGCCCCTGTCATCTTGTGGCAGATTCTCGCGTTCTTTCTGCCGGCTCTGAAGCCGAGCGAGCGCAAGTGGTTCGTCCCCACGTTCGGTGCGGCCGTCGCGCTGTTCGTGTTCGGCACGATCTTCTGCTACCTCATTATCCTGAATCCTGCGTTCCAGTGGCTCACCGACCAAGCTGCGGGTTTCGGTACGGTGGCGCCGCGCATGTCAACCTACATCGACACCATCGTGAAGTTCGAGATCGGCTTCGGCGTGGCGTTCGAGCTGCCGCTTGTGGTGTTCTACCTAGTCATCTTCGACGTGGTGCCGTATAAGAAGCTGCGCGGCAGTTGGCGGATGGTGTACGTGGTGCTCATGGTCATCTCGGCCATGGCCACGCCCGATGCCTCGCCGGTCACCATGCTGCTGATGTTCGCGGCCATGATCGCGCTCTACGAGGGCAGCCTGCTCATCGCGCGCATCGTCCTGTCTGGTCGCATCAAGAAGCAGAACGCCGAGATCGCGGCCGAGGAAGCCGAGGAGGCCGCCGAGGAGCTCGCGCTCAAGAAGGCGAAGGCCAAGAAGTAA
- the groL gene encoding chaperonin GroEL (60 kDa chaperone family; promotes refolding of misfolded polypeptides especially under stressful conditions; forms two stacked rings of heptamers to form a barrel-shaped 14mer; ends can be capped by GroES; misfolded proteins enter the barrel where they are refolded when GroES binds), with protein MAKDIKFEADARSALAAGVSKLADAVKVTLGPKGRYVALEKSYGAPVITNDGVTVAKEVELEDPVENMGAQLVREVAVKTNDVAGDGTTTATLLADVIVSEGLRNVTAGADALGIRRGIQKATDAIVEAIKKDATPVSTKDQIANVGTISAGDAEIGNAIAEAMSAVGNDGAISVEESQTFGLEMDIVEGMQYERGYISPYMATDMEKMEAVLNDPYILLTDQKVTNIQDMVPLLEEIMKSGRPLFIVAEDVEGEALATILLNKLRGTFNCVAIKAPGFGDRRKRILEDIAAVTGAQVIDKDFGMTMADARIDMLGHAKTVKVTKDTALIVDGAGDKKAIEDRIHQIRAELERVDSDFDREKLQERLAKLSGGVAVLKVGAATESELKEKKSRIEDALQATRAAVEEGIVAGGGVALVDALPALKKVKAADKDEEVGVAIIRKALEAPMRAIAQNAGFEGSVVVEHVKGMKKGEGLNCANGEYGNMIKMGVNDPVKVTRTALQSAASVAALILITEATINEIPKDPDPAALAAMAGGGGMGGMM; from the coding sequence ATGGCTAAAGATATCAAGTTCGAGGCCGATGCCCGCAGCGCGCTCGCTGCCGGCGTGAGCAAGCTGGCCGACGCCGTGAAGGTGACGCTCGGCCCCAAGGGCCGCTACGTGGCGCTGGAGAAGTCCTACGGCGCGCCCGTCATCACCAACGACGGCGTGACCGTGGCCAAGGAAGTCGAGCTGGAGGATCCGGTCGAGAACATGGGCGCCCAGCTGGTGCGCGAGGTGGCCGTGAAGACGAATGACGTGGCCGGCGACGGCACCACCACCGCCACGCTGTTGGCCGACGTCATCGTGTCCGAGGGCCTGCGCAACGTGACCGCCGGCGCCGACGCGCTCGGCATCCGCCGCGGCATCCAGAAGGCCACCGACGCCATCGTCGAGGCCATCAAGAAGGACGCCACGCCGGTGTCCACGAAGGACCAGATCGCCAACGTCGGCACCATCTCCGCCGGCGACGCCGAGATCGGCAACGCCATCGCCGAGGCCATGAGCGCGGTGGGCAACGACGGTGCCATCTCCGTTGAGGAGAGCCAGACCTTCGGCCTGGAAATGGACATCGTGGAGGGCATGCAGTACGAGCGCGGCTACATCTCGCCGTACATGGCCACCGACATGGAGAAGATGGAGGCCGTGCTCAACGACCCCTACATCCTGCTCACCGACCAGAAGGTCACCAACATCCAGGACATGGTGCCGCTGCTGGAGGAGATCATGAAGTCCGGCCGCCCGCTGTTCATCGTCGCGGAAGACGTCGAGGGCGAGGCGCTGGCCACCATCCTGCTGAACAAGCTGCGCGGCACGTTCAACTGCGTGGCCATCAAGGCCCCCGGCTTCGGCGACCGCCGCAAGCGCATCCTCGAGGACATCGCGGCTGTCACGGGCGCGCAGGTGATCGACAAGGATTTCGGCATGACCATGGCCGATGCCCGCATCGACATGCTGGGCCATGCCAAGACGGTCAAGGTGACCAAGGACACCGCCCTCATCGTGGACGGTGCCGGCGACAAGAAGGCCATCGAGGACCGCATCCATCAGATCCGCGCCGAGCTCGAGCGCGTCGATTCCGACTTCGACCGCGAGAAGCTGCAGGAGCGCCTGGCGAAGCTGTCCGGCGGCGTGGCCGTGCTCAAGGTGGGCGCTGCCACCGAGTCCGAGCTCAAGGAGAAGAAGTCCCGCATCGAGGACGCCCTGCAGGCCACCCGCGCGGCTGTGGAAGAGGGCATCGTCGCCGGCGGCGGCGTGGCGCTCGTGGACGCGCTGCCCGCGCTCAAGAAGGTGAAGGCCGCCGACAAGGACGAGGAAGTGGGCGTTGCCATCATCCGCAAGGCGCTTGAGGCCCCGATGCGCGCCATCGCGCAGAACGCCGGCTTCGAGGGTAGCGTCGTGGTGGAGCACGTGAAGGGCATGAAGAAGGGCGAAGGCCTGAACTGCGCCAACGGCGAGTACGGCAACATGATCAAGATGGGCGTGAACGACCCGGTGAAGGTGACCCGCACGGCGCTGCAGTCCGCGGCTTCCGTGGCGGCCCTCATCCTCATCACCGAGGCCACCATCAACGAGATCCCCAAGGATCCCGATCCGGCGGCCCTGGCGGCCATGGCCGGTGGCGGCGGCATGGGCGGCATGATGTAA
- the hypB gene encoding hydrogenase nickel incorporation protein HypB, with product MQIDLKQPILQKNEEIAAELRQRFAENRVFVLDLLASPGSGKTSTILATIDALRDEFNIAVIEGDIASKVDAEKIKAQGIAAVQINTGGACHLEGAMIKRAIDVLDLARLDLIIVENVGNLVCPTDFDLGENLKVMILSVPEGHDKPLKYPGVFQAAEAVVLNKVDTMPVFNFDRDEFERAVRQLNPAAPIFPIAATTGEGVEAWAEWLAERIRAIQ from the coding sequence ATGCAGATAGACCTGAAGCAACCCATCTTGCAGAAGAACGAGGAGATCGCCGCCGAGCTGCGGCAGCGCTTCGCTGAGAACCGCGTGTTCGTGCTCGATCTTTTGGCCAGCCCCGGCTCCGGCAAGACGTCTACGATCCTCGCCACCATCGACGCGCTGCGCGACGAGTTTAACATCGCCGTCATCGAGGGCGACATCGCCAGCAAGGTGGACGCCGAGAAGATCAAGGCGCAAGGCATCGCCGCCGTGCAGATCAACACGGGCGGCGCGTGCCACCTGGAGGGCGCCATGATCAAGCGCGCCATCGACGTGCTCGACCTCGCGCGGTTGGACCTCATCATCGTGGAGAACGTGGGCAACCTCGTGTGCCCCACCGACTTCGACCTGGGCGAGAACCTCAAGGTGATGATACTCTCTGTGCCCGAAGGCCACGACAAGCCGCTCAAGTACCCGGGCGTGTTCCAGGCGGCCGAGGCCGTGGTGCTCAACAAGGTGGACACCATGCCCGTGTTCAACTTCGACCGCGACGAGTTCGAGCGCGCGGTGCGCCAGCTCAATCCGGCCGCGCCCATCTTCCCCATCGCGGCCACGACGGGCGAGGGCGTGGAGGCGTGGGCCGAGTGGCTGGCCGAGCGCATCCGCGCCATTCAGTAA
- a CDS encoding response regulator transcription factor, which produces MESKVRVLVADDQDLVRSGFKLILMSYDGIEVVGEARDGGEAVELARRLRPDVVLMDIRMPRMNGIEATRAIRADAELEGVRVLILTTFDLDEYVYDALAAGASGFLLKDAEPDEIVAAVRVVAQGDALIEPSITRRLIETFVASRPASLAAGPRTGSFAALTDREREILVLVARGLTNEEIGSDLFISPATVKTHLARIMAKLDAHDRAQLVVRAYEGGLVKPGLR; this is translated from the coding sequence ATGGAGAGCAAGGTGCGCGTGCTGGTGGCGGATGATCAGGACCTCGTGCGCAGCGGGTTCAAGCTCATCCTCATGTCCTACGACGGCATCGAGGTGGTCGGCGAGGCCCGCGACGGCGGGGAGGCCGTGGAGCTCGCGCGGCGGCTGCGTCCCGACGTGGTGCTCATGGACATCCGCATGCCGCGCATGAATGGCATCGAGGCCACGCGCGCCATCCGCGCCGACGCGGAGCTCGAGGGCGTGCGCGTGCTCATCCTCACGACGTTCGACCTGGACGAATACGTCTACGACGCGTTAGCCGCGGGCGCGAGCGGCTTTTTGCTGAAGGACGCCGAGCCCGACGAGATCGTGGCCGCCGTACGCGTGGTGGCGCAGGGCGACGCGCTCATCGAGCCCTCCATCACGCGCCGGCTCATCGAGACGTTCGTGGCCTCGCGCCCGGCCAGCCTGGCGGCCGGGCCGCGCACGGGCTCGTTCGCCGCGCTCACCGACCGCGAGCGCGAGATCCTCGTGCTGGTGGCGCGCGGCCTGACGAACGAGGAGATAGGATCCGACCTGTTCATCTCGCCGGCCACGGTGAAAACCCACCTCGCGCGCATCATGGCGAAGCTCGACGCCCACGACCGCGCCCAGCTCGTGGTGCGCGCCTACGAGGGCGGCCTCGTGAAGCCGGGTCTGCGCTAA
- the nadE gene encoding NAD(+) synthase has translation MKTGEKYDACVGALKEFAEGAGFTDVVIGLSGGMDSTLVAAMCADAFGAERVHGVLLPGPYSSEHSVEDARELADNLGIRAEVVSICEPFEAFERVLARACGGELKGLAAENTQARCRMVCLMALSNAHGWMLVNTGNKSEAMMGYSTLYGDTAGAFAPIGGLYKSDVYAVARWRNERAEAEGAQPPIPERVFAKPPSAELSPDQEDEKSMGIDYDTLDKLLFAHIEQGLDAEGLVRAGFAERDVERVLRTVRATAFKRALEPPSPDVEFYG, from the coding sequence ATGAAGACGGGCGAGAAGTACGACGCGTGCGTTGGCGCGCTCAAGGAGTTCGCGGAGGGCGCAGGGTTCACCGACGTGGTGATAGGGCTGTCGGGCGGCATGGACTCGACCCTGGTGGCGGCGATGTGCGCAGACGCGTTCGGCGCGGAGCGGGTGCACGGCGTGCTGCTGCCGGGCCCCTACTCGAGCGAGCATTCGGTGGAGGACGCGCGCGAACTGGCCGACAATCTGGGGATCCGCGCGGAGGTCGTGTCCATCTGCGAGCCGTTCGAGGCCTTCGAGCGCGTGCTCGCGCGGGCGTGCGGCGGCGAGCTCAAGGGCCTCGCGGCCGAGAACACGCAGGCGCGCTGCCGCATGGTGTGCCTCATGGCGCTGTCGAATGCGCACGGCTGGATGCTGGTGAACACGGGCAACAAGAGCGAGGCCATGATGGGCTACTCCACGCTCTACGGCGACACGGCCGGCGCGTTCGCCCCCATCGGCGGCCTGTACAAGAGCGACGTGTACGCCGTGGCGCGCTGGCGCAACGAGCGCGCGGAGGCCGAGGGCGCGCAGCCGCCCATCCCCGAGCGCGTGTTCGCGAAGCCGCCGAGCGCCGAGCTCTCGCCCGACCAGGAGGACGAGAAGAGCATGGGCATCGACTACGACACGCTGGACAAGCTGCTGTTCGCGCACATCGAGCAGGGCCTGGATGCGGAAGGCCTGGTGCGAGCCGGGTTCGCCGAGCGCGACGTGGAGCGCGTGCTGCGCACCGTCCGCGCCACCGCCTTCAAGCGCGCCTTGGAGCCCCCGTCGCCCGACGTGGAGTTCTACGGGTAA
- the hypA gene encoding hydrogenase maturation nickel metallochaperone HypA codes for MHELGIMTGVMDAVTASAEQAGATRVLKVSLSVGEMTEAIADALEFAFEVLTDGTLCEGAELEITMVRPKSRCLECGAEYEHDRFHMLCPECGSFATELIAGRELQIDSIEVDIPDGEEAEEQPCR; via the coding sequence ATGCACGAACTGGGAATCATGACCGGCGTGATGGACGCGGTCACCGCCTCGGCCGAGCAGGCCGGCGCCACGCGGGTGCTCAAGGTGAGCCTGTCGGTGGGCGAGATGACCGAGGCCATCGCCGACGCGCTCGAGTTCGCGTTCGAGGTGCTCACCGACGGCACGCTGTGCGAGGGCGCCGAGCTCGAGATAACGATGGTCAGGCCGAAGAGCCGCTGCCTCGAGTGCGGCGCGGAATACGAGCACGACCGCTTCCACATGCTGTGCCCCGAATGCGGCAGCTTCGCCACCGAGCTCATCGCCGGCCGCGAGCTGCAGATCGACAGCATCGAGGTGGACATCCCCGACGGCGAGGAGGCCGAGGAGCAGCCATGCAGATAG
- a CDS encoding twin-arginine translocase TatA/TatE family subunit, giving the protein MFGIGPFEFFLILLFGFLIVGPDKLPAMAKTLGKAINKFRSAQEEMNKVIKTEVYDPTSDEPFKNPLEALSKVAGDEKKQEKTESFSERKAKYDKERAAKKAAEEKKAAAATTTAAAAGTAAAAAKPVAKPDGSFEKPAAEEPAAKPAETAAAKPKPSADELYGTKPAAKPATTKPAVSKPTAKPAAPKPAAAKKPAPKPAAAKTEAEKAAARSAAAKKAAATRAANKKAAEEAAKAAAQNEKGE; this is encoded by the coding sequence TTGGAATCGGCCCATTCGAGTTCTTCCTCATCCTGCTGTTCGGGTTCCTTATTGTCGGGCCCGACAAACTGCCCGCAATGGCGAAGACGCTGGGGAAGGCCATCAATAAATTCAGAAGCGCTCAAGAGGAGATGAACAAGGTCATCAAGACGGAAGTCTACGACCCCACCTCCGACGAGCCCTTCAAGAACCCGCTCGAGGCCCTGTCGAAGGTGGCGGGCGACGAGAAGAAGCAGGAGAAGACCGAGAGCTTCTCCGAGCGCAAGGCGAAGTACGACAAGGAGCGCGCCGCCAAGAAGGCCGCCGAGGAGAAGAAGGCCGCTGCCGCGACGACGACCGCCGCTGCCGCCGGCACGGCTGCTGCCGCCGCGAAGCCGGTGGCGAAGCCCGACGGCTCATTCGAGAAGCCGGCTGCCGAAGAGCCTGCCGCGAAGCCCGCCGAGACGGCAGCCGCGAAGCCGAAGCCCTCGGCCGACGAGCTGTACGGCACGAAGCCCGCGGCCAAGCCTGCGACGACGAAGCCTGCGGTGTCCAAGCCGACCGCCAAGCCTGCGGCGCCCAAGCCGGCCGCGGCGAAGAAGCCCGCACCCAAGCCCGCTGCGGCGAAGACCGAAGCCGAGAAGGCCGCCGCCCGCTCCGCCGCCGCGAAGAAGGCCGCCGCCACGCGCGCGGCCAACAAGAAAGCCGCCGAAGAGGCCGCCAAGGCCGCGGCCCAGAACGAGAAGGGGGAGTAA
- a CDS encoding FAD-dependent oxidoreductase, whose protein sequence is MERRSFFKLAGISTAALAAGGVLGSCESGQLPANPLDASVVGGKAEDASVMGQPAVSFSSDVDVLVVGSGIAGLSAAMAPLEAKRSVMVADKLDLLGGESFTSNGVMRVAGSGVQRAAGIKADAASEWGARKKELEAAGVTDLDFAKRLFEAAPAWVDHLVDEYGAQFADPATYARDGENGSILLPKNGLGDMESAMVPLRDGLSEKGALFSTGLRAEAFILAADGSVCGVRFAAVSGGTVTDVRARRVVVATGGFASSQPLVHAYTPDYERVGCYTVASMGEGQLLCAAAGGQLSGMDKAAPLTSDLPQAAAWSLFGPVVAVDALGARFAREDGSGAVANACFAGERGFWWTVFDKQLAESGQSRSIAQLTSQNAKRFAGPCDTAEELAEATGLPGDALAATIDRYNELVKAGKDDDFGRVLSLRPLEGPFYALKQFPVRYKSRGGVKTDGEGRVLNAAGAAIPGVFCCGSAAAGSPDGLAANGAFGQLVGQAVAASLDEEDAQG, encoded by the coding sequence ATGGAGCGCCGCTCGTTCTTCAAACTCGCCGGCATATCGACCGCCGCCCTCGCCGCCGGGGGCGTCCTCGGTTCGTGCGAATCGGGCCAGCTGCCGGCGAACCCCCTCGATGCGAGCGTTGTCGGCGGCAAGGCCGAGGATGCGAGCGTCATGGGCCAGCCGGCTGTCTCGTTCTCCTCGGACGTGGACGTGCTCGTGGTGGGCAGCGGCATCGCCGGGCTCTCGGCCGCCATGGCGCCCCTCGAGGCCAAGCGTTCCGTCATGGTGGCGGACAAGCTCGACCTTCTGGGCGGGGAGAGTTTCACGTCGAACGGCGTGATGCGCGTGGCGGGCAGCGGCGTGCAGCGCGCTGCGGGTATCAAGGCCGATGCCGCCTCCGAATGGGGCGCGCGCAAGAAGGAGCTCGAGGCCGCCGGCGTGACCGATCTCGACTTCGCCAAGCGCCTGTTCGAGGCGGCGCCCGCCTGGGTCGACCACCTGGTTGACGAGTACGGCGCGCAGTTCGCCGACCCTGCGACCTATGCGCGCGACGGCGAGAACGGCTCGATCCTGCTGCCGAAGAACGGTCTCGGCGACATGGAGAGCGCGATGGTCCCTCTGCGCGACGGGCTGTCGGAGAAGGGGGCGCTGTTCTCCACCGGCTTGCGGGCCGAAGCCTTCATCCTCGCAGCGGACGGCTCCGTGTGCGGCGTGCGGTTCGCGGCCGTGAGCGGGGGGACGGTGACCGACGTGCGTGCGCGGCGCGTCGTGGTGGCCACCGGCGGGTTCGCCAGCAGCCAGCCGCTCGTGCACGCCTACACGCCCGACTACGAGCGCGTCGGCTGCTACACCGTGGCGTCCATGGGCGAGGGCCAGCTTCTGTGCGCGGCGGCGGGCGGCCAGCTCTCCGGCATGGACAAAGCGGCGCCGCTCACGAGCGACCTGCCGCAGGCGGCGGCGTGGAGCCTGTTCGGACCGGTGGTGGCCGTGGACGCGCTGGGCGCTCGCTTCGCCCGCGAGGACGGATCCGGCGCGGTGGCGAACGCCTGCTTCGCCGGCGAGCGGGGCTTTTGGTGGACGGTGTTCGACAAGCAGCTGGCCGAGAGCGGCCAATCGCGCAGTATCGCGCAGCTGACCAGCCAGAACGCGAAGCGCTTCGCGGGCCCGTGCGACACTGCGGAAGAGCTCGCCGAGGCGACGGGGCTGCCGGGCGACGCCCTCGCGGCCACGATCGACCGCTACAACGAGCTGGTGAAGGCGGGCAAGGACGACGACTTCGGCCGTGTGCTGAGCCTACGCCCGCTTGAAGGCCCCTTCTACGCGCTCAAGCAGTTCCCCGTGCGCTACAAGTCGCGCGGCGGCGTGAAGACCGACGGCGAGGGCCGCGTGCTGAACGCGGCGGGCGCGGCCATCCCGGGCGTGTTCTGCTGCGGGTCGGCGGCTGCGGGCAGCCCCGACGGCCTGGCGGCGAACGGGGCGTTCGGCCAGCTGGTTGGCCAGGCGGTAGCCGCGTCCCTCGACGAGGAGGACGCGCAAGGCTAG
- a CDS encoding sensor histidine kinase, which produces MENFLVNNRPMTAKDWAVDVAVTAVAFLFGCGQLMLAASNIVIPDLALRQYLGMVNVVPNVQVFVALALTTLPLIVRRRYPWPVFAFCFVAFLSLQNSFSGFSLTIVGPVVALYTIAHERGRAEAVVGAAVAVIGLLFADAPSRTASLAFFTRFQNIALVVAAAFAGYAYRVHRAYVQAVEERATEAERSREEEAARRVEEERVRIAREVHDITAHSLSAVSIQAAAAERLIDRDPAAAKEAIATVRATAKGALDDIRSMIGVLRCGDEAETSPTAGTDRLADLASYLRGAGIDAALDESSYDRARVPAHVDMALFGIAREAATNIVRHAGARSAAIRVALEDGQARLVVEDDGRGCEGDALRAGGGHGIEGMAERVHLLGGAFSAGAKAGGGFRVVASIPVRGTEA; this is translated from the coding sequence ATGGAAAACTTTCTGGTGAACAACCGGCCGATGACGGCGAAGGACTGGGCGGTGGACGTCGCGGTGACGGCCGTGGCGTTTCTGTTCGGCTGCGGGCAGCTCATGCTGGCGGCATCGAACATCGTCATCCCCGACCTCGCGCTGCGCCAGTACCTCGGCATGGTGAACGTCGTGCCCAATGTGCAGGTGTTCGTGGCGCTCGCCCTCACCACGCTGCCGCTCATCGTGCGGCGGCGCTACCCGTGGCCGGTGTTCGCCTTCTGCTTCGTCGCGTTCCTGAGTTTGCAGAACTCGTTCAGCGGCTTCTCGCTTACCATCGTCGGACCGGTGGTGGCGCTCTACACCATCGCCCACGAGCGCGGCCGCGCCGAGGCGGTCGTGGGGGCGGCCGTGGCCGTGATCGGGCTTTTGTTCGCCGACGCGCCCTCGCGCACGGCCAGCCTCGCGTTCTTCACGCGCTTCCAGAACATCGCGCTCGTGGTGGCCGCCGCGTTCGCCGGCTACGCCTACCGCGTGCACCGCGCCTACGTCCAGGCCGTGGAGGAGCGCGCCACCGAGGCCGAGCGCTCGCGCGAGGAGGAGGCCGCCCGTCGCGTGGAGGAGGAGCGCGTGCGCATCGCGCGCGAGGTGCACGACATCACGGCGCACTCGCTGTCGGCCGTGAGCATCCAGGCCGCGGCAGCCGAGCGGCTCATCGACCGCGACCCGGCGGCGGCCAAGGAGGCTATCGCCACGGTGCGCGCCACCGCGAAGGGCGCGCTCGATGACATCCGCAGCATGATCGGCGTGCTGCGCTGCGGCGACGAAGCGGAGACCTCGCCCACCGCCGGCACCGACCGGCTGGCCGACCTGGCTTCCTACCTGCGCGGCGCCGGCATCGACGCCGCGCTCGACGAGTCCTCCTACGATCGCGCGCGCGTGCCGGCGCACGTGGACATGGCGCTGTTCGGCATCGCCCGCGAGGCGGCTACCAACATCGTACGCCACGCGGGGGCGCGCTCGGCGGCCATCCGCGTCGCGCTCGAGGACGGCCAGGCGCGGCTCGTCGTGGAGGACGACGGGCGCGGCTGCGAGGGCGACGCGCTCCGCGCGGGCGGCGGCCACGGCATCGAGGGCATGGCCGAGCGCGTGCACCTGCTGGGCGGCGCGTTCTCGGCGGGCGCGAAGGCGGGCGGCGGGTTCCGCGTGGTGGCGAGCATCCCGGTGAGGGGAACGGAGGCGTAG